In Fusarium verticillioides 7600 chromosome 6, whole genome shotgun sequence, the sequence GATCGGCACTATTGCTGTCAACTGCGCCACCATCATCTGGCAGTCACTTCCCCGACAGGGAATTCACATGCGCGAGCAGGAGATAGTCGACTATGTTGCTCTGTGGCGCCTCATCGCTTACTACATGGGCACACCGaccgacttcttctcttcgccagCCAAGGCGCGTGCTATCATGGAGTCGCTGTATCTATACGAGTACAACCCGTCAAGCAGGTCGCAGACACACGCgcagaacatcatcatcgccatgagTGACACGGCGCCTAGCTACGCCAGTAAGCCGTATCTCGAGGCTACTGCGCGCTGGCTTAACGGCGACCCCCTCGCGGATGCTCTGGGCATCGGGCGGCCTAGTAGGTACTACACGGTGCTGGCAGCGGGACAATGCCTGTTATTCATGATTGTCTACTATACCTGTCGCGACATCCCGGCTCTTGACCGCGCCCAGATTGCGGCGTTTCGTCGGAATGTTAGGGACTATATCAACAATCCGGAACTCGGTCTGGATCACCGCTCTGCCTTCAACTTCAAGTACCTGCCCAACTCCGACGGGTCCAAGCAGCAGGGCAAGGGCAGGAGTCTTGCTAAGACTAAGAAAATGGTATTTTGGACTGCTGACCGTAAGGCGCTTGCTACGCTGTTAATACTCGTGGGCACCTTAGTGGCTGCAACTTGGGCGGTTCTTATggttgtcaagcttggagTCAATCTCTTTCCTTTTAAATATTCTTATATTACTTACTCTTCTTAAGTAGCTGCGGTCTTATAGCAACGAAGTCTATTATCCTTTTTCTTTAATCTTAAAACTGCCATCTAAGTATATACATCATCCAGTCCAGAGATGTAATTGATTGAAACTTTAATCTTATCATGTCTTAACGAGATATATAAAGTCAATATACCGTAAACCCTCTGCTTTTGGAAGCATTACAAAGAAACCTCTCAGGCCTTTTTAAGCTGCCTCCGTCAATGAAGTAGGCAAGGTTTAAAATGTCTTCTACCTAGCTACATTACAGGTTAGACCGCTTGCAAGCTATTTCCAAGCCGAGGCTTCCCCCGCACCACGATGCCACTTACACTTTACTAGGTCGCAAAGAGTTGAAATTGCCGGTATGCCGGCCGCGGTATACACTCTTCCAGCAAGCTGTCAATACGCTAGTTTACCGAGCCATGTACACATTTAAGGCACAACTGTGCATTCAGTCGTCAGTGCGCTACTCTCCGGCGACATATAGAGAATGACGGCCAATCGACGCCGTTCCTCACCGAAGCAATCAGCAACGCAATACGACCAAGCAAGTACCCCAGCGGTACCGATAAACATTACGCCATGACAAGATCGGATGTTGTAATCATCGGGGCTGGATTCTCCGGTAAGATccaacaagaccagcgaCTTGGCTAAGATTCGAGGGAGCTGATTTTACTAAAGGGATCTGCATGGCCATCAAGCTGCTCGATGCCGGAATACGcgatatcgtcatcatcgaaaAGAGTGCAGGTTTTGGAGGAACGTGGAAAGATAACATATATCCAGGATGTTGCTGCGACAGTCAGTTGATTCAACCCTTCACGGAGAGTGTATGCTAACCCCCTGGTCTCAGTTTTGTCACATCTGTACTCGTATTCCTTTGCACAGAACCCTCACTGGTCCAGAGCATATCCGGAACAGAAAGAAATCCTTGTAAGTGCCCGTCCCTCGATCTATACCCCCGAGCTCTCCTGTTTATCGTGGTTCCCCGACAGAGTTACATTCAAGACGTCGCCCAGAAGTATGGCCTATACAAATTCGTGCGCTTCAGCTCAGAAGTCATCGCCGCTGAATGGGACTCCGATTCTCACCAGTGGAGCGTCGGCATCAATGTTCTAGCGGGAAAAGAGGCTGAGTTCTGCTCCAAATACACAATCAAGGCAAACTTCTTGATCGCCGGAGTTGGTCAGCTGAACGAGCCATTCTGGCCCAAAATCACTGGTCACGAAAGCTTCCAGGGTAAGACTATGCATTCTGCTCGCTGGGACTGGAGCTATGACTTTGCTGGCAAGCGCGTCGGCATAATCGGCAATGGTGAGCCTTTGATCCAAGAGCCATGGAAAGAAACCGAGTCTGACGTTCTTTTAGGAGCTACCGCTGTTCAGATCGCACCTGAAGTCGCAAAGGTCGCTTCTCACTTAACCATCTTTCAACGCTCACCAAATTGGTTGATGCCGAGATTCGATGCGGAGATCCCACGATGGAAGAGAATTCTATATGATCATGTGCCTGCGGTTCTCAGTCGGGTACGGGCTGAAATAATGAACGCTCGCGAATCCTACTATCAAGCTGTCAATCACGCCGATTCCTCCGACTCTTCTACCATGACGGCGATCTGTAAACAGCACATGCAGACTCAGCTGCCTGATCGCCCGGATCTGTGGGAGAAGTTGACACCAAACTATCCGCCGGGATGTAAACGCATTCTACTTAGCGATGATTACTATCCTACATTACGACTTCCGCATGTCACTCTCGAGACACGACACATCGACAGAATGACTGATTCCGGCGTCGTTATCAAAGAAGGAGCACAAGAGAAAGAGACtgatcttgacctcatcaTTTTTGCAACCGGATTTCAAGCCAAGGACTTCCTGCACGGGATTCACGTACAAGGCGCGGGGGGGCAGACTATTCGTTCCAAATGGGCAAACGGTGCATCTGCTCTTTACGGAGTCACGGTAGATACGCTGCCAAACTTTGGAATGCTCTACGGACCGAACACGAATCTGGGCCATaactccatcatcctcatgattgaagctcaagccaGATATCTCGTCCCATTAGTCACAaaggtcttgaagagcaGGGCCCGGGGGGGTAAGCTATCAGTCGTGCCCAAGGCATTGAGGGTCCAAGAATGGAACAAAGACTTGCAGAGCAGTCTAGGAAGTTCGACCTTCGCTGACACGAGGTGCAGTAGTTGGTATAAGACTGACAGCGGACTTGTCACCAACAATTGGAGCGGGACTGTGGTGGAGTACCAGGAGCTGCTGTCCAAGGTTGACTGGTCGGACTATGAAGTcgagggagatgagatggagaattTTCCGACTGGTAAGGAGCATATTGGCCGTGTTGTGGAGGAGACGCTATTTAGTACTCGGCAACTTGTCTCGGTGACCGCTCTGGCAGGATTGGCTGCAGCAGTTTCCgtctatcatcatcgtcgagGCAATTTGCTCAAGCACATTTTGTAGGCTTGGAAATCTGCCCTACTCTTTTCTTTCGCTGGAATTCATAGAAACTTGTTTAGTTATACGGATTCATGTTTCTACATATTGCTCTGTACACAGCATGCCATCCCCAACCTGTCAGGCCTCTTGGCCGATGTGGCTTGTCCATGCCATTAAGCTTTGTAGACCTTTAGCATTTCCTTTACTAGTACTTCACATGAAGTCTACTGCCAATGCCTCAATCTGGTTTTTCATGTTACTTTTAGTGATCTATAGCATTTCAGTAACAGAGCACAAATATCTTAcagacttgatgagaactTTGATATCAGTACTTGATCTAGTGAAGATACATATAGGCCTAAGATGACGCAACTCAGTTAATTAAGCCAGATCAATGACAACCCTTCCATGAAGTTTTCCTTGTTTCATATCTTCAAATACGCCAGTCAAGTCTTCCATCTTGCGCACCTCCACGTGTGGCTTGATAATACCACGAGCAGCAAAGTCAAGCACTTCAATTGCATGCTGCTGATTCCCAACTGCAGATCCCACAACTCGTAACTGCTGTGCGATCATCTGCACCGGCTTAGCTCCCGCGATCGGCACTTCATCGCCCTCGACCATTCCAACGCAAACCACAGTTCCATTGAACCGCAAGAAACTCATAGACTGTGCATAAGCTCTCGGAGATGCCGTGCACACAATCACTGCGTGAGCTCCAAGGCCACCGGTTAAACTCTTGATCTTCGCCGtcatctcctcgtcgctcGAGAAACCCCTTACATCGACAAAGTGCTCTGCGCCAGAACTATACACGATACCAGCCTTGCTGCTGTCATCGACTCCGATTATTCGCAGGCCTAGAGCTCTAGATCCGAGCTGACAGGCTAGATGGCCTAGTCCGCCTCCCGCTCCAGCGATGACAACCCAGTTGCCAGCCTTTGCCTGACTGCGAAGCAGTGCAGCATATACCGTCACACCAGCGCAGAGCATCGGAGCAGCTATAGCCGAGTCTAGT encodes:
- a CDS encoding alcohol dehydrogenase, producing MAIKVPEIPEQYRAVVYDSPGSISTKIVTLDTPEPGPGEVLINMTHSGVCHSDLAVMTNGWTSLPAPTPDGQVGGHEGVGKVVKLGPGVESTGIKIGDRVGIKWIASCCGRCEPCIVREDGLCFNQQISGYFTPGTFQQYVLGTAACVTPIPEALDSAIAAPMLCAGVTVYAALLRSQAKAGNWVVIAGAGGGLGHLACQLGSRALGLRIIGVDDSSKAGIVYSSGAEHFVDVRGFSSDEEMTAKIKSLTGGLGAHAVIVCTASPRAYAQSMSFLRFNGTVVCVGMVEGDEVPIAGAKPVQMIAQQLRVVGSAVGNQQHAIEVLDFAARGIIKPHVEVRKMEDLTGVFEDMKQGKLHGRVVIDLA